From Caulobacter segnis, a single genomic window includes:
- a CDS encoding OmpA family protein, giving the protein MTRKFALAAVLVGAGALAACTTTDPYTGMPVRNNTGTGALAGAAGGALLGYLTNTNKGEQGRKNALIGAGIGALAGGAVGNYMDRQQADLRRSLESSGVMIRRNGDQIVLVMPSDVTFAVDKSDVQPQFTRVLDDVARTLNAYPQTTIDVVGHADSSGGADYNQGLSERRASAVADYLTRQGRVLPDRIFVAGMGARQPIADNATAAGRAQNRRVEIILRPLT; this is encoded by the coding sequence ATGACCCGCAAGTTCGCTCTGGCCGCTGTCCTGGTGGGCGCCGGCGCCTTGGCCGCCTGCACGACGACCGACCCGTATACGGGCATGCCCGTGCGCAACAACACCGGCACGGGCGCGCTGGCCGGGGCGGCCGGCGGCGCGCTGCTGGGCTATCTGACCAACACCAACAAGGGTGAGCAGGGCCGCAAGAACGCGCTGATCGGCGCGGGCATCGGCGCGCTGGCCGGCGGCGCGGTCGGCAACTACATGGATCGTCAGCAGGCTGACCTCCGGCGCAGCCTGGAATCCTCGGGCGTCATGATCCGTCGCAACGGCGACCAGATCGTGCTGGTCATGCCCAGCGACGTGACCTTCGCGGTCGACAAGTCGGACGTGCAGCCGCAGTTCACCCGGGTCCTGGATGACGTGGCCCGCACGCTGAACGCCTATCCGCAGACCACCATCGACGTGGTGGGCCACGCCGACAGCAGCGGCGGCGCCGACTACAACCAGGGTCTTTCCGAGCGCCGCGCCAGCGCGGTGGCCGACTATCTGACCCGCCAGGGCCGTGTGCTGCCGGACCGCATCTTCGTCGCGGGCATGGGCGCGCGCCAGCCGATCGCCGACAACGCCACCGCCGCCGGCCGCGCCCAGAACCGCCGGGTCGAGATCATCCTGCGCCCGCTGACCTAA
- a CDS encoding isopenicillin N synthase family dioxygenase, with amino-acid sequence MSTSAIEPVSFSLYSKDFPRFAQELGASFERYGFAVLSEYDIPQDRIDAALADTKAFFALPTEVKKQYAGVKGGARGYIPFGVETAKGATHHDLKEFWHMGRDLPPGHRFRATMADNVWPAEIPAFKHDVSWFYNALDNMGGKVLEAIATYLKLDRDFFKPTVENGNSVLRLLHYPPIPQDATGVRAGAHGDINTITLLMGAEEGGLELLDRNGDWLPINPPPGCIVINIGDMLERLTNHVLPSTIHRVQNPPPERRHIPRYSTPFFLHFASDYEIKTLPNCVTPDNPDRYPESITADEFLQQRLREIKLA; translated from the coding sequence GTGTCCACCTCCGCCATCGAACCGGTTTCGTTCTCCCTCTACAGCAAGGACTTTCCGCGCTTCGCCCAGGAGCTGGGCGCCTCGTTCGAGCGCTACGGCTTCGCCGTGCTGTCCGAGTACGACATTCCCCAGGACCGCATCGATGCGGCGCTCGCGGACACCAAGGCCTTCTTCGCCCTGCCGACCGAGGTGAAGAAGCAGTACGCTGGCGTGAAGGGCGGCGCGCGCGGCTACATCCCGTTTGGCGTCGAGACCGCCAAGGGCGCTACGCACCACGACCTGAAGGAATTCTGGCACATGGGCCGCGACCTGCCGCCCGGCCACCGCTTCCGCGCCACCATGGCCGACAACGTCTGGCCCGCCGAGATTCCGGCCTTCAAGCACGATGTCAGCTGGTTCTACAACGCGCTCGACAACATGGGCGGCAAGGTGCTGGAGGCGATCGCCACCTACCTGAAGCTGGACCGCGACTTCTTCAAGCCGACCGTCGAGAACGGCAACAGCGTGCTGCGCCTGCTGCATTATCCGCCGATCCCGCAGGACGCCACCGGCGTCCGCGCCGGCGCCCACGGCGACATCAACACCATCACCCTGCTGATGGGCGCCGAGGAAGGCGGGTTGGAGCTGCTGGACAGGAACGGCGACTGGCTGCCGATCAACCCGCCGCCCGGCTGCATCGTCATCAACATCGGCGACATGCTGGAACGGCTGACCAACCACGTCCTGCCCTCGACTATCCACCGCGTGCAGAACCCGCCGCCCGAGCGCCGTCACATCCCGCGCTACTCGACGCCGTTCTTCCTGCACTTCGCGTCGGACTACGAGATCAAGACGCTGCCCAACTGCGTCACGCCCGACAATCCGGACCGCTATCCGGAGTCGATCACGGCGGATGAGTTCCTCCAGCAGCGCCTGCGCGAGATCAAGCTGGCCTAG
- a CDS encoding DUF805 domain-containing protein: MQFLKRGLGRLTDFSGRDPRRLFWPYAGVLFLLLFVVMGGVNSTFMARAMTSMQTNAPPNFSLMVGAMGVEMLVFVGLLAAAVARRLHDTGRTAYWGLAPLPFLAFGIIGFSIVVRSFDKPFSGLGTLFVAIFFNNVLYLAALVTLIVLLARPTRPEANRYGEPPAA; the protein is encoded by the coding sequence ATGCAATTTTTGAAACGGGGACTGGGTCGCCTCACAGACTTCTCGGGCCGGGATCCGCGCCGGCTGTTCTGGCCATATGCCGGCGTCCTGTTTCTGTTGCTGTTCGTCGTCATGGGCGGGGTCAACAGCACCTTCATGGCGCGGGCCATGACGAGCATGCAGACCAATGCGCCGCCGAACTTCAGCCTCATGGTCGGGGCCATGGGCGTAGAGATGCTGGTCTTCGTGGGCCTGCTGGCCGCCGCCGTGGCGCGCCGCCTGCACGACACTGGACGCACCGCCTATTGGGGCCTGGCGCCCCTGCCGTTCCTGGCCTTCGGCATCATCGGCTTTTCAATCGTCGTGCGCAGTTTCGACAAGCCGTTCTCTGGCCTTGGGACGCTGTTCGTCGCGATCTTCTTCAACAACGTGCTCTATCTGGCAGCCCTGGTGACCCTCATCGTGCTGCTGGCGCGACCGACCAGACCGGAAGCCAACCGCTACGGCGAGCCTCCGGCCGCCTGA
- a CDS encoding ubiquitin-activating E1 FCCH domain-containing protein, with translation MPTLRRILRRLSEGAARARRDQSGAIAVQFALLVIPLAVIVFALVDLGRISLQRRQMQDALDAATLIAARSTATTDAEMEAVGDPAFLAEVASLNLGLSGANAKFTAGADNHIIGTATAKLKPVIANLWTRDDFTVTATSDVVRSSKNLEVALVLDITGSMKGTRITDLKTAASDLVDIIVKDNQVPFYSKVALVPYAAGVNVGTYADAARGPVPVRAISGAAWLASAKSITGVSKANPAVVTVVSHGFATGDKVYISGITGNMSGLNSKTYTITKVNADSFSLQNTSTSTFGNYSSGGGQVRKCLTSACSIVVTTSTAHGFITNDQISFAGMAGLTTLNGSTRTITNLTATTFDTGVIGGSTTGTYTSGGAATCEQSANPGCNKLAYTSASNTSEVRGRSSCVSERTGADAYTDAAPSTAFVGTNYPSYLSADTNSPNPCPGATITPLSSDRTTLKNQITALSEGGSTAGQIGLAWGWYMVAPNFGYLWPNPAQRPAAYRSKDLLKFVILMTDGAFNTPYCKGVIALDAGSGSGNSSDHINCAATNGAPFVQSRALCKAIKDPANGVIVYTVGFDVGSDATAKSFLTDCASDSSKAFFPANGSELKTAFKAIAQEISELRIAK, from the coding sequence ATGCCTACCCTCCGCCGCATCCTCCGACGCCTGAGCGAAGGCGCCGCCCGGGCGCGGCGGGATCAGAGCGGGGCGATCGCGGTGCAGTTCGCGCTGCTGGTCATCCCGCTGGCGGTGATCGTCTTCGCTCTGGTCGACCTGGGCCGCATCAGCCTGCAGCGCCGCCAGATGCAGGACGCCCTGGACGCGGCCACCCTGATCGCGGCGCGCTCGACCGCCACCACCGACGCCGAGATGGAAGCGGTCGGCGATCCCGCGTTCCTGGCCGAGGTCGCCAGCCTGAACCTGGGCCTGAGCGGCGCCAACGCCAAGTTCACGGCCGGCGCCGACAACCACATCATCGGCACGGCCACGGCCAAGCTGAAGCCGGTCATCGCCAATCTCTGGACCCGCGACGACTTCACCGTCACGGCGACGTCGGACGTGGTGCGCTCGTCGAAGAACCTGGAAGTCGCCCTGGTGCTGGACATCACCGGCTCGATGAAGGGGACGCGGATCACAGACCTGAAGACCGCCGCCTCCGACCTCGTCGACATCATCGTCAAGGACAACCAGGTCCCGTTCTATTCCAAGGTGGCGCTGGTGCCCTACGCGGCCGGCGTCAATGTCGGGACCTATGCCGACGCCGCGCGCGGCCCCGTGCCCGTGCGCGCGATCAGCGGCGCGGCCTGGCTGGCCTCGGCCAAGTCGATCACCGGCGTCAGCAAGGCCAACCCGGCCGTCGTCACCGTGGTCAGCCATGGCTTCGCGACCGGCGACAAGGTCTATATCTCGGGGATCACCGGGAACATGAGCGGGCTGAACAGCAAGACCTACACGATCACCAAGGTGAACGCCGACAGCTTCTCGCTGCAGAACACCAGCACCAGCACCTTCGGCAACTACAGCAGCGGCGGCGGTCAGGTGCGCAAGTGCCTGACCAGCGCCTGCTCGATCGTGGTCACCACCTCGACCGCGCACGGTTTCATCACGAACGACCAGATCAGCTTCGCCGGCATGGCGGGCCTGACCACGCTGAACGGCTCGACCCGGACGATCACCAACCTGACCGCGACCACCTTCGACACCGGCGTCATCGGCGGCTCGACCACGGGGACCTACACCAGCGGCGGCGCGGCCACCTGCGAGCAGAGCGCCAACCCCGGTTGCAACAAGCTGGCCTATACCAGCGCCTCGAACACGTCGGAGGTCCGCGGCCGCAGCTCCTGCGTCAGCGAGCGGACGGGGGCGGACGCCTATACCGACGCCGCGCCCAGCACGGCCTTCGTCGGGACCAACTATCCGTCGTACCTGTCCGCGGACACCAACTCGCCCAATCCCTGTCCCGGCGCGACCATCACCCCGCTGTCCAGTGATCGGACGACCCTGAAGAACCAGATCACCGCGCTGAGCGAGGGCGGTTCGACGGCGGGCCAGATCGGCCTGGCCTGGGGCTGGTACATGGTCGCGCCGAACTTCGGCTACCTGTGGCCCAACCCGGCGCAGAGGCCGGCGGCCTACAGGTCCAAGGACCTGTTGAAGTTCGTCATCCTGATGACCGACGGCGCGTTCAACACGCCCTACTGCAAGGGGGTGATCGCCTTGGACGCCGGCAGCGGCAGCGGCAATTCCAGCGACCATATCAACTGCGCCGCGACCAATGGCGCGCCCTTCGTGCAGAGCCGTGCACTCTGCAAGGCGATCAAGGATCCGGCCAACGGCGTCATCGTCTACACCGTTGGCTTCGACGTGGGGTCCGACGCGACCGCCAAGTCGTTCCTGACCGACTGCGCCAGCGACAGCAGCAAGGCCTTCTTCCCGGCCAACGGCTCGGAGCTGAAGACGGCGTTCAAGGCGATCGCCCAGGAAATCTCCGAGTTGCGGATCGCGAAATAG
- the trmD gene encoding tRNA (guanosine(37)-N1)-methyltransferase TrmD, producing MPFTATVLTMFPEAFPGPLGVSMIGTAWKEQDLWRLETLDIRAFSKDKRGFLDDTPAGGGAGAVLKADVIASALDSVERDGRPLLYMSARGRPLTQARVREWSKAPGIVVLCGRFEGVDQRVLDARGFEEVSVGDAVLAGGEAAAMVVIEACVRLAPGVLGNIESTLEESFEDGLLEHPQYTRPRTFEGLDIPEVLLSGDHKRIDQWRRGMREETTRERRPDLWETHLANQQAKGGPKTGKPKEK from the coding sequence ATGCCGTTCACCGCCACCGTCCTGACCATGTTCCCCGAGGCCTTCCCCGGCCCGCTCGGCGTCTCGATGATCGGGACCGCCTGGAAGGAACAGGACCTGTGGCGTCTGGAAACGCTGGACATTCGGGCCTTTTCCAAGGATAAGCGCGGCTTCCTCGACGACACCCCCGCGGGTGGCGGCGCGGGAGCCGTGCTCAAAGCGGACGTTATCGCCTCGGCGCTGGACAGCGTGGAGCGCGATGGACGGCCGCTTTTGTACATGAGCGCCCGGGGCAGGCCCCTGACCCAGGCGCGCGTTCGAGAGTGGTCCAAGGCGCCCGGTATCGTGGTGCTGTGCGGCCGCTTCGAGGGGGTGGATCAGCGGGTGCTCGACGCCCGCGGGTTCGAGGAGGTCTCGGTCGGAGACGCGGTCCTTGCCGGTGGCGAGGCGGCGGCGATGGTCGTGATCGAGGCGTGCGTTCGATTGGCCCCGGGTGTTCTGGGGAACATCGAGAGCACGCTAGAAGAGAGCTTCGAGGACGGCCTCCTCGAGCATCCGCAGTACACGCGACCGCGGACGTTCGAAGGGCTCGACATCCCCGAGGTGCTGCTGTCGGGCGATCACAAGCGGATCGACCAGTGGCGGCGCGGTATGCGTGAAGAAACGACCCGCGAGCGGCGTCCCGATCTCTGGGAAACGCATCTCGCCAATCAACAGGCAAAAGGCGGCCCGAAAACGGGTAAGCCCAAGGAGAAATGA
- the rplS gene encoding 50S ribosomal protein L19, translating into MAINIIAQLEQEESARLLAARAIPEFRPGDTLRVNVKIKEGERERVQAYEGVCIARQGAGVHESFTVRKISFGEGVERLFPLLSPSIESIEVKRRGVVRRAKLYYLRDRRGKSARIAERAGGNAKAAAATEE; encoded by the coding sequence ATGGCGATCAACATCATCGCTCAGCTCGAGCAAGAAGAATCGGCCCGTCTGCTGGCCGCCCGCGCGATCCCGGAATTCCGTCCCGGCGACACCCTGCGCGTCAACGTGAAGATCAAGGAAGGCGAGCGCGAGCGCGTTCAGGCCTACGAAGGCGTCTGCATCGCGCGTCAGGGCGCGGGCGTCCACGAGAGCTTCACGGTCCGCAAGATCTCGTTCGGCGAAGGCGTGGAGCGTCTGTTCCCGCTGCTGTCGCCGAGCATCGAAAGCATCGAAGTCAAGCGTCGCGGCGTCGTCCGTCGCGCCAAGCTGTACTACCTGCGCGACCGTCGCGGTAAGTCGGCCCGTATCGCTGAGCGCGCCGGTGGCAACGCCAAGGCCGCGGCGGCGACCGAAGAGTAA
- a CDS encoding M23 family metallopeptidase, with protein MTVRDGQAVLGRFDGTFVELDVSDHTRRLTIEAGGNTFSLDLPAEDGPMLGPPLRGGPWAAIYKADWPRGHRRVFYAPDGVSRLPGRTAIDWVKLDDQGRIAVGDPDLARDALGYGAEVLAVADAVVAAARDGVPEAERVSRNGKHPQDLAAGNYVSLDLGRGRFAVYEHLIPGSLRVRIGDRVRKGQVIGRLGFSGDSTGPHLHLHVADAAAPLLGEGVGYGFERFTLLGRYEDLGRLGSAPWTPLEGLDSERRDELPGSDVVVRFPA; from the coding sequence GTGACGGTGCGCGACGGCCAGGCCGTGCTGGGCCGGTTCGACGGGACCTTCGTCGAACTGGATGTGTCCGACCACACCCGCCGCCTGACGATCGAGGCGGGCGGCAACACTTTCAGCCTCGACCTTCCGGCCGAGGACGGCCCGATGCTGGGGCCGCCCCTGCGCGGTGGACCGTGGGCGGCGATCTACAAGGCAGACTGGCCACGCGGGCATCGGCGGGTGTTCTACGCCCCCGATGGCGTCTCGCGCCTGCCGGGCCGCACCGCGATCGACTGGGTGAAGCTGGACGACCAGGGCCGCATCGCCGTCGGCGACCCCGACCTCGCCCGCGACGCCCTGGGCTACGGCGCCGAGGTGCTGGCCGTGGCCGACGCGGTGGTCGCCGCCGCTCGCGACGGCGTCCCCGAGGCCGAGCGGGTCTCCAGGAACGGCAAGCATCCGCAGGACCTGGCGGCCGGCAACTACGTCTCGCTGGATCTGGGGAGGGGGCGGTTCGCGGTCTACGAGCACCTGATCCCCGGCAGCCTGCGGGTGAGGATCGGCGACAGGGTGCGCAAGGGCCAGGTCATCGGCCGGCTGGGCTTCTCCGGTGACAGCACCGGCCCGCACCTGCACCTGCACGTGGCCGATGCGGCCGCGCCGTTGCTGGGCGAGGGCGTCGGTTACGGCTTCGAACGCTTCACCCTGCTGGGCCGCTACGAGGATCTGGGGCGCTTGGGCTCGGCGCCATGGACGCCACTCGAGGGTCTGGATTCCGAGCGTCGCGACGAACTGCCGGGCTCCGACGTCGTGGTCCGCTTCCCCGCCTAG
- a CDS encoding LysR substrate-binding domain-containing protein, producing MTDILSRLPLSAIRVFEAAARLKSFTRAADALGVTQAAVSWQVKALEQRLDQPLFNRLPREVTLTPAGERLSRAATEAMSLLRAAVSDLVEAEEGVLSITTVQSLGGQWLAPRLGGFQIAHPRIAVRLEASSRVVDLTREGVDMALRGGHGQWPGMTAHFLIPAVQTPLVSPEFLARIGGLSKPEDLLDVQRIGIAREWDEWFQAAGVTATPQKLDPRLASDAQALEVASALASHGAALGSPIFFARELAEGRLVMPFDVVARYTGGYWLAYPNDRARVRKIAAFRDWVLAQAAADPLIAHYAALPPLQAPAASPLTRSPP from the coding sequence ATGACTGACATCCTCTCCCGCCTGCCGCTCAGCGCCATCCGCGTGTTCGAGGCGGCTGCTCGCCTGAAGAGCTTCACTCGCGCGGCCGACGCGCTGGGCGTGACGCAGGCCGCCGTGAGCTGGCAGGTGAAGGCGCTGGAGCAGCGCCTGGATCAGCCGCTGTTCAACCGTCTGCCGCGCGAGGTGACCCTGACCCCGGCGGGCGAACGCCTGTCGCGGGCGGCGACCGAGGCGATGTCCCTGCTGCGGGCGGCGGTCTCCGACCTGGTCGAGGCCGAGGAAGGGGTGCTGTCGATCACCACGGTCCAGAGCCTGGGCGGCCAGTGGCTGGCCCCGCGGCTGGGCGGATTCCAGATCGCCCATCCGCGCATCGCCGTACGGCTGGAGGCCTCCAGCCGGGTGGTCGACCTGACGCGCGAGGGCGTCGACATGGCCCTGCGCGGCGGTCACGGCCAATGGCCGGGCATGACCGCCCACTTTCTCATTCCCGCCGTCCAGACGCCGTTGGTTTCACCCGAGTTTCTGGCCAGGATCGGCGGACTTTCGAAGCCCGAAGACCTGCTGGACGTCCAACGCATCGGCATCGCCCGCGAGTGGGACGAGTGGTTCCAGGCCGCCGGCGTGACAGCCACCCCTCAGAAGCTGGATCCGCGCCTGGCCTCCGACGCCCAGGCGCTAGAGGTGGCCAGCGCCCTGGCCAGCCACGGCGCGGCCCTGGGCTCGCCGATCTTCTTCGCCCGCGAGCTGGCCGAGGGCCGCTTGGTCATGCCGTTCGACGTGGTGGCCCGCTATACTGGCGGCTATTGGCTGGCCTATCCCAACGACCGGGCCAGGGTGCGCAAGATCGCCGCCTTCCGCGACTGGGTGCTGGCCCAGGCCGCGGCCGATCCGCTGATCGCCCACTATGCCGCCCTGCCGCCGCTACAGGCTCCCGCCGCCTCGCCGCTCACCCGGTCCCCGCCATAG
- the leuC gene encoding 3-isopropylmalate dehydratase large subunit, giving the protein MSGKTLYDKIWDAHVVSETDGEAILYIDLHLIHEVTTPQAFAGLRAAGRKVRRPDRTLAVADHNIPTEGQALGVDAVQDEEARLQLKTLARNVADNGIQFFPMGDIRNGIVHVVGPEQGRTQPGMTIVCGDSHTSTHGAFGALAHGIGTSEVEHVLATQTLRQKKAKNMLVRVDGQLGPGVTGKDIALAVIGEIGTAGGTGYVIEFAGEAVRGLSMEGRMTLCNLTIEGGAKAGLVAPDEKTFEYIQGKPAAPKGAAWDMALSHWKTFFTDEDAVFDRTVVIDGSTLVPMVTWGTSPEDVIPVTGNVPDPESFATPDKRAAAHRALDYMGLTAGQPISDAKIDRVFIGSCTNSRIEDMRAAAAVVQEAFLHGRLVAPHVKAMVVPGSGLVKEQAEAEGLDAIFKAAGFDWREPGCSMCLAMNPDKLAPQERCASTSNRNFEGRQGRAGRTHLVSPAMAAAAAIAGHLTDVRTLLSETAQ; this is encoded by the coding sequence ATGTCCGGCAAAACCCTTTACGACAAGATCTGGGACGCTCACGTCGTCAGCGAAACCGACGGCGAAGCGATCCTCTATATCGACCTGCACCTGATCCACGAGGTGACCACCCCGCAGGCCTTCGCAGGCCTTCGCGCGGCGGGTCGCAAGGTGCGTCGTCCCGACCGCACGCTCGCCGTGGCGGACCACAACATCCCGACCGAGGGCCAGGCTCTGGGCGTCGATGCGGTGCAGGATGAAGAGGCGCGGCTTCAGCTCAAGACGCTTGCCCGCAACGTGGCCGACAACGGCATCCAGTTCTTCCCGATGGGCGACATCCGCAACGGCATCGTCCACGTGGTCGGCCCCGAGCAGGGTCGCACCCAGCCGGGCATGACCATCGTCTGCGGCGACAGCCATACCTCGACCCACGGCGCCTTCGGAGCCTTGGCCCATGGCATCGGCACGTCCGAGGTCGAGCACGTCCTGGCCACCCAGACCCTGCGCCAGAAGAAGGCCAAGAACATGCTGGTCCGCGTCGACGGCCAGTTGGGTCCTGGCGTGACCGGCAAGGACATCGCCCTGGCCGTGATCGGCGAGATCGGCACCGCCGGCGGCACCGGCTACGTCATCGAATTCGCCGGCGAGGCCGTGCGCGGCCTGTCGATGGAGGGCCGTATGACCCTCTGCAACCTGACCATCGAGGGCGGGGCAAAGGCCGGTCTGGTGGCTCCGGACGAGAAGACTTTCGAGTATATCCAAGGCAAGCCCGCCGCGCCGAAGGGCGCGGCCTGGGACATGGCCCTGTCGCACTGGAAGACCTTCTTCACCGACGAGGACGCCGTCTTCGACCGCACCGTGGTCATCGACGGCTCGACCCTGGTTCCGATGGTCACCTGGGGCACGTCGCCCGAGGACGTCATCCCGGTCACGGGCAACGTCCCAGATCCGGAAAGTTTCGCCACGCCCGACAAGCGCGCGGCCGCTCACCGGGCCCTGGACTATATGGGCCTGACCGCCGGTCAGCCGATCTCGGACGCCAAGATCGACCGCGTCTTCATCGGCTCGTGCACCAACAGCCGCATCGAGGACATGCGCGCCGCCGCCGCCGTGGTGCAGGAAGCCTTCCTGCACGGCCGCCTGGTGGCGCCGCACGTCAAGGCCATGGTCGTGCCGGGCTCGGGCTTGGTGAAGGAACAGGCCGAGGCCGAGGGCCTGGACGCCATCTTCAAGGCCGCCGGCTTCGACTGGCGCGAGCCCGGCTGCTCGATGTGCCTGGCCATGAATCCGGACAAGCTGGCCCCGCAGGAGCGCTGCGCCTCGACCAGCAACCGCAATTTCGAGGGCCGCCAGGGCCGCGCCGGCCGCACGCACCTGGTTTCGCCCGCCATGGCGGCGGCGGCGGCGATCGCCGGCCACCTGACCGACGTGCGCACCCTGCTCTCGGAGACCGCCCAATGA
- the leuD gene encoding 3-isopropylmalate dehydratase small subunit, translating into MKAFTRLDGRAAPLELANIDTDQIIPKQFLKTVEREGLAKGLFYDFRFDGDGNEIKDFVLNRPEYKNASVLVAGDNFGCGSSREHAPWALMDFGIMCVISTSFADIFNNNCFNNGLLPVVVKPDELAVLMDEAKGGNHMVSVDLEAQTVVSPSGKTFTFEIDPVRKEKMLKGLDAIGETLQHGGDIDVFESKRAISQPWLEA; encoded by the coding sequence ATGAAGGCCTTCACCCGCCTGGACGGCCGCGCGGCTCCGCTGGAGCTGGCCAATATCGACACCGACCAGATCATCCCCAAGCAGTTCCTCAAGACCGTGGAGCGCGAGGGCCTGGCCAAGGGCCTGTTCTACGACTTCCGCTTCGACGGCGACGGCAACGAGATCAAGGACTTCGTCCTGAACCGTCCGGAGTACAAGAACGCCTCGGTGCTGGTCGCCGGCGACAACTTCGGCTGCGGCAGCTCACGCGAGCACGCTCCGTGGGCGCTGATGGACTTCGGGATCATGTGCGTGATCTCGACCAGCTTCGCCGACATCTTCAACAACAACTGCTTCAACAACGGCCTGCTGCCGGTGGTCGTGAAGCCCGACGAACTGGCCGTCCTGATGGACGAGGCCAAGGGCGGCAACCACATGGTCAGCGTCGACCTCGAGGCCCAGACCGTGGTCTCGCCGTCGGGCAAGACCTTCACGTTCGAGATCGATCCTGTCCGCAAGGAGAAGATGCTCAAGGGCCTCGACGCCATCGGCGAGACCCTGCAGCACGGCGGCGACATCGACGTCTTCGAAAGCAAGCGCGCGATTAGCCAGCCCTGGCTGGAGGCCTGA
- a CDS encoding putative quinol monooxygenase, with the protein MTLILAGTIRIAPERLADLRPHLRAQVEGTRAEPGCLDYALTEDPLDPGLIRVYEHFESEAALEHHRATPHMAAWRAACAALGVHGRDLQSFDVSDYRKI; encoded by the coding sequence ATGACCCTCATCCTCGCCGGCACGATCCGCATCGCGCCCGAACGCCTGGCCGACCTGCGCCCGCACCTGCGCGCCCAGGTCGAGGGCACGCGCGCCGAGCCGGGCTGCCTGGACTACGCCCTGACCGAGGATCCCCTGGATCCCGGCCTGATCCGGGTCTACGAGCACTTCGAGAGCGAGGCGGCGCTGGAGCACCACCGCGCCACGCCGCACATGGCCGCCTGGCGCGCCGCCTGCGCCGCGCTGGGCGTGCACGGTCGCGACCTGCAGTCCTTCGACGTTTCAGATTACCGCAAGATCTAG
- the leuB gene encoding 3-isopropylmalate dehydrogenase, translating into MSTLLLLPGDGIGPEVCAEVRRVAAALTPDLKVEEAPYGGMSYDAHGTPLLDEVRDQAIASDAVLMGAVGGPQWASAPRHLRPEAGLLNLRKAMDVYANLRPAYCFEALASASSLKTELVAGLDIMFVRELVGGVYFGQPRGIEDLPDGQKKGFDTAVYTTSEIERVGRVAFELARGRTNKVHSAEKSNVMESGLLWKQVITELHAREYPDVQLEHILADNCAMQLVRAPKQFDVIVTDNLFGDILSDAAAMLTGSLGMLPSAAIGDPNKPGLYEPIHGSAPDIAGKGLANPLAAILSFEMALRWSLKQVEAADALLAAVKAALDGGARTRDLGGALTTAEMGSVVLSHL; encoded by the coding sequence ATGTCCACCCTGCTGCTCCTGCCCGGCGATGGCATCGGCCCGGAAGTCTGCGCCGAGGTGCGCCGCGTGGCGGCCGCCCTCACCCCGGATCTGAAGGTCGAGGAAGCGCCCTACGGCGGCATGAGCTATGACGCCCACGGCACGCCGCTGCTGGACGAAGTCCGCGACCAGGCCATCGCCAGCGACGCGGTGCTGATGGGCGCGGTCGGCGGTCCGCAATGGGCCAGCGCCCCGCGCCACCTGCGCCCGGAAGCCGGCCTGCTGAACCTGCGCAAGGCCATGGACGTCTACGCCAACCTGCGTCCCGCCTACTGCTTCGAGGCCCTGGCCAGCGCCTCCAGCCTGAAGACCGAGCTGGTCGCGGGCCTGGACATCATGTTCGTGCGCGAACTGGTCGGCGGCGTCTATTTCGGCCAGCCGCGCGGTATCGAGGACCTGCCGGACGGCCAGAAGAAGGGCTTCGACACCGCCGTCTACACCACCAGCGAGATCGAGCGCGTCGGACGCGTGGCCTTCGAACTGGCCCGCGGCCGCACCAATAAGGTCCATTCGGCCGAGAAGTCGAACGTCATGGAGTCGGGCCTGCTGTGGAAGCAGGTGATCACCGAGCTGCACGCCCGCGAATATCCTGACGTCCAGCTGGAGCACATCCTGGCCGACAACTGCGCCATGCAGCTGGTCCGCGCGCCCAAGCAGTTCGACGTCATCGTCACCGACAATCTGTTCGGCGACATCCTGTCGGACGCGGCCGCCATGCTGACCGGCTCGCTGGGCATGCTGCCCTCGGCCGCGATCGGCGACCCGAACAAGCCGGGCCTGTACGAGCCGATCCACGGCTCTGCCCCCGACATCGCCGGCAAGGGCCTGGCCAATCCGCTGGCCGCCATCTTGTCGTTCGAGATGGCCCTGCGCTGGTCGCTGAAGCAGGTCGAGGCCGCCGACGCCTTGCTGGCGGCGGTCAAGGCCGCGCTGGACGGCGGCGCCCGCACGCGCGATCTGGGCGGCGCCCTGACCACCGCCGAGATGGGCAGCGTCGTTCTGTCGCACCTCTGA